The Gemmatimonadales bacterium nucleotide sequence ACGCCAAGTAGTACAGCAGGAACGTCCGGCTCCCCATCCGGCTCTCCACTGGAGCGCCGAAGACGAAGAGCATGATCATGTTGGCCAGGAGGTGCAGGAGCCCCACGTGGACGAACATGTAGGTCAGGAAGGTCCACGGCTGCTGCAGCGCCAGCGAGGGCGTGAACTTCAGAGCATCGAGCAGGGCGGGCGAGGTGAACACCGTCATGCGCAGGAGCAGCACCACCGCGTTCGCGATGATGAGGCGACCCACCCAAGGGGTGATGCGGCTGGAAGGAGACAGATTCATCGAACCACGCCTTTGAACGCTGAGACCCTGCCCGACCCTACCAGGGCTCTGCCTGCCGGCCGAACCGGGCGCCGCGGCAGATCCGCTCGCACAGCTCGGGGAACTCGATACCCGCCGCACCGGCCGACTGGGGAAGCAGGCTGGTGGCTGTCATGCCCGGGAGGGTATTTACCTCTAAACAGAAGAGTTTCCCTTCCGGTGTCAAGCGAAAGTCGACCCGGGAATAGCCGCCCAGCTTGAGCGCCTCGTGGGCCAGCACGGCGAGCCGTCCGCATTCCGCCGCGACGGGGGCCGGCAGGTCGGCCGGGAAGATCTCCTGCGACATTCCTGGGGTGTACTTGCATTCGTAATCGAAAATTTCATGCCGTGGAATGATCTCCCCGGTCGCGAGGGGCCGGCCGTCAAGCACACCGGTTGTCAGCTCCCGCCCGGGGACGAACCGCTCGATCATGACCTCGTCGTCGTATTGCCGGGCCAGGGTCACCGCGGCCTGGTAGTCCTCCACCCGCTTCACCACCGTAAGTCCCACCGTGGAACCCTGCTTCGATGGCTTCACCACCACCGGCCATCCAAAATCGCGCCCCACCCGCTGGGTGTCTGCGGGGGCCATCACCCATTCCGCCGTTGGCACGCCCGCCATCTGGAAAAGGCGCTTCGATATGTCCTTATCCATGGCCATCCCGCTTCCCAGGCGACCGCTGCCGGTGTACGGCACGCCCACCATCTCGAGCAGGGTCTGGAGGGTGCCGTCCTCTCCCCGGCCCCCGTGCAGCGCAAGGAACAGCACGTCGGCCTCGCGGACCACGC carries:
- a CDS encoding D-alanine--D-alanine ligase — protein: MRVTVLTGGTSSERDVALASAVQVVAALRSRGHDVAVVDTARGFIPAAEEASTLSGAVGVEPPSIEQLQSLERGLLLSGLGNLGVVREADVLFLALHGGRGEDGTLQTLLEMVGVPYTGSGRLGSGMAMDKDISKRLFQMAGVPTAEWVMAPADTQRVGRDFGWPVVVKPSKQGSTVGLTVVKRVEDYQAAVTLARQYDDEVMIERFVPGRELTTGVLDGRPLATGEIIPRHEIFDYECKYTPGMSQEIFPADLPAPVAAECGRLAVLAHEALKLGGYSRVDFRLTPEGKLFCLEVNTLPGMTATSLLPQSAGAAGIEFPELCERICRGARFGRQAEPW